GACTTCGCGGGAATCTTGGACGGATCCGGAGCGGGGTTGTAGCCGATCTTCAGGTCTTCGGGCTTGAGCTTCTTCTCCGAACTCGGCGGGCCCCCTTTGCTGCAGCCCGCAACGGACAAGGTCATCACGAGCACAAGCGCGAGAAAAATCCCCCACAGGCGGCGCATGCCATCTCCTCCTTTGTGCGGATCGAATCCCCCTGTATGCGCGTGGAAACGCTTGCGGCGATTGTAGCAGACGAAGCAGGAATATGCAACAATTGTGACCATTGTCACAAGAAGACAAAAGCGCAAATTCACAAGAAGGATACAAAAAACCCCCGGCTGAGCCGGGGGGAGGAGACGTATTTCCCGGAATTCGACAAAGACGAAAAGATTCCGCACGCATGCGGGGCTAGAAGAGCTGGCGTTCAGCGCGGCTCGCCCCAGCGTACGACGATCTTCCCGAAATGTTCGCCCGCGGCGAGGCGTTCGAGGGCTTCAGGGAGACGTTCGGCAGGATAGACTCGGTCGATCACCGGGCGCACGCTGCGCCCGACGACGAACTCCCCAAGCAAGCGGTGAAACTCCGCCAGGGACCCCATCGTCGTCCCCAAGAGGGAGTACTGTCCGTAAAAGAAGGGGCGCAAGGCGAGCTGGACTTCACCTCCGTAGGCGGCAGCAAACGTCACGATGCGCCCGCCCGGCCGAAGGGAGGCGAGGCTCTCAGCAAACGTGGCCCCGCCCACCGCTTCGAGGACGACATCGACGCCGCCTGCCTCGCGCCGGACGTCGGCTGCGAAGGATGCGCTCGAAAAGGCTCCCGACGCGCCGAGCGCAAAGGCGCGAGCCCGCTTTTCTTCGTGCCGAGAGGTGACCCATACCCGCGCGCCCTGAGCCACACCTAGCTGCAGCGCCGCCAAGGCTACGCC
This is a stretch of genomic DNA from Brockia lithotrophica. It encodes these proteins:
- a CDS encoding zinc-binding dehydrogenase, whose translation is MRAWVFRGARVPLAWEEVPLPEPGPGEVRVCLAASALNHRDLYFLEGSMEARPGTILGSDGAGVICAVGEGVPTFRMGERVFVVPSLGWRDASSAPPPGFRILGVPDNGTFAEAVVVPQENAVPLPCGLTWEEAAALPLAFLTAYRALFTRAGLKPGEDLLITGIGGGVALAALQLGVAQGARVWVTSRHEEKRARAFALGASGAFSSASFAADVRREAGGVDVVLEAVGGATFAESLASLRPGGRIVTFAAAYGGEVQLALRPFFYGQYSLLGTTMGSLAEFHRLLGEFVVGRSVRPVIDRVYPAERLPEALERLAAGEHFGKIVVRWGEPR